Proteins encoded by one window of Halorubrum ruber:
- a CDS encoding inorganic phosphate transporter: MVVVTAATLLVAAAASLFMAWSIGAGSSGSTPFAPAVGANAISVMRAGLIVGVLGLLGAILQGANVTEAVGTELIGGVTLTAAAAIVALVTAAALVAIGVFAGYPIATAFTVTGAVVGVGLALGGAPAWPKYAEIATLWVLTPFVGGGVAYGVARMLIGESLPERPLTAALAGVVGGILANVGFALLGPAGEQASVASVLGSGLGLGGAGPPAVSLAIAAVVAVAVYADLGRDRAGAQRRFLLAMGGLVAFSAGGSQVGLAIGPLVPIFSEVGVPLWALLVGGGVGLLAGSWTGAPRMIKAISQDYASMGPRRSISALIPSFAIAQTAVAFGIPVSFNEIIVSAIVGAGYAAGDAGVSRKKMGYTVLAWVGSLVGAFTLGFGLYSAVDLVI; this comes from the coding sequence ATGGTCGTCGTCACCGCCGCGACGCTGCTCGTCGCGGCCGCGGCCAGCCTCTTTATGGCGTGGTCGATCGGCGCCGGCTCCTCCGGCTCGACCCCGTTCGCGCCCGCGGTCGGCGCGAACGCCATCTCCGTCATGCGCGCCGGCCTGATAGTCGGCGTCCTCGGGCTGCTCGGCGCGATCCTCCAGGGCGCAAACGTGACGGAGGCGGTCGGCACCGAGCTGATCGGCGGCGTGACGCTCACGGCCGCGGCGGCCATCGTCGCGCTCGTCACGGCCGCCGCGCTGGTCGCGATCGGCGTGTTCGCTGGGTATCCGATCGCGACCGCGTTCACCGTCACCGGCGCGGTCGTCGGCGTCGGCCTCGCGCTGGGCGGCGCCCCGGCGTGGCCGAAGTACGCCGAGATCGCGACGCTGTGGGTGCTCACCCCGTTCGTCGGCGGCGGCGTCGCCTACGGCGTCGCCCGAATGCTCATCGGCGAGTCGCTCCCGGAACGGCCGCTCACGGCCGCGCTCGCCGGCGTCGTCGGCGGGATCCTCGCGAACGTCGGGTTCGCGCTGCTCGGGCCGGCCGGCGAGCAGGCCTCGGTCGCGAGCGTCCTCGGCTCGGGGCTCGGACTCGGCGGCGCGGGCCCGCCCGCGGTGAGCCTCGCGATCGCCGCCGTGGTCGCGGTCGCCGTGTACGCCGACCTCGGCCGCGATCGCGCGGGCGCCCAGCGCCGGTTCCTGCTCGCGATGGGCGGGCTCGTCGCGTTCTCGGCGGGCGGCTCGCAGGTGGGGCTCGCCATCGGCCCGCTCGTCCCCATCTTCAGCGAGGTCGGCGTCCCGCTGTGGGCGCTGCTCGTCGGCGGCGGCGTCGGGCTACTGGCCGGGTCGTGGACGGGCGCGCCGCGGATGATCAAGGCGATCTCGCAGGACTATGCCTCGATGGGCCCGCGGCGGTCGATCTCCGCGCTCATTCCGTCGTTCGCGATCGCGCAGACCGCCGTCGCCTTCGGGATCCCCGTCTCGTTCAACGAGATCATCGTCTCCGCGATCGTCGGCGCGGGCTACGCCGCGGGCGACGCGGGCGTCAGCCGGAAGAAGATGGGGTACACGGTGCTCGCGTGGGTCGGGTCGCTCGTCGGCGCGTTCACGCTTGGGTTCGGCCTCTACTCGGCGGTCGACCTCGTTATCTGA